From Streptomyces cyaneogriseus subsp. noncyanogenus, the proteins below share one genomic window:
- a CDS encoding acyl-CoA dehydrogenase family protein — MRRTVFNEDHEAFRETLRAFIEAEVVPVYDEWFQAGQAPREFYHKLAELGLFGINVPEEYGGAGLETHKFEAIQYEETARAGVSFGGSGVHVLLALPYIKMLATDEQKKRYLPKFVSGEEMWAIAMTEPGTGSDLAGMKSTAKLSEDGTHYVLNGAKTFITGGVHADKVIVCARTAPPTAEDRRFGISLFAVDTKSEGYSVGRKLDKLGLRTSDTAELAFVDVKVPVEDLLGEENKGFYYLGANLPSERWGIAYGAYAQAKAAVRFAQQYVQERTVFGKPVAAFQNTKFELAACQAEVDAAEAVADRALEALDAGELTPAEAASAKLFCTEVAHRVIDRCLQLHGGYGYMNEYPIARLYADNRVNRIYGGTSEVMKMIIAKDMGL, encoded by the coding sequence GTGCGCCGTACGGTGTTCAACGAGGATCACGAGGCGTTCCGGGAGACCCTTCGCGCCTTCATCGAGGCCGAGGTCGTGCCCGTCTACGACGAGTGGTTCCAGGCCGGCCAGGCGCCGCGCGAGTTCTACCACAAGCTCGCCGAGCTCGGCCTGTTCGGCATCAACGTCCCCGAGGAGTACGGCGGCGCCGGCCTGGAGACGCACAAGTTCGAGGCGATCCAGTACGAGGAGACCGCCCGCGCGGGCGTCAGCTTCGGCGGGTCCGGCGTGCACGTCCTGCTCGCCCTGCCCTACATCAAGATGCTCGCCACCGACGAGCAGAAGAAGCGCTACCTGCCGAAGTTCGTCTCCGGCGAGGAGATGTGGGCGATCGCGATGACCGAGCCGGGCACCGGCTCCGACCTCGCGGGCATGAAGTCCACCGCCAAGCTCTCCGAGGACGGCACCCACTACGTCCTCAACGGCGCCAAGACCTTCATCACCGGCGGCGTCCACGCCGACAAGGTGATCGTCTGCGCCCGCACCGCCCCGCCCACGGCCGAGGACCGCCGCTTCGGCATCTCGCTGTTCGCCGTGGACACCAAGTCCGAGGGCTACTCCGTCGGCCGCAAGCTCGACAAGCTCGGCCTGCGCACCTCCGACACCGCCGAGCTGGCCTTCGTCGACGTCAAGGTCCCCGTGGAGGACCTGCTCGGCGAGGAGAACAAGGGCTTCTACTACCTCGGCGCCAACCTGCCCTCCGAGCGCTGGGGCATCGCCTACGGCGCCTACGCGCAGGCCAAGGCCGCCGTCCGCTTCGCCCAGCAGTACGTCCAGGAGCGCACCGTCTTCGGCAAGCCGGTCGCCGCCTTCCAGAACACCAAGTTCGAGCTGGCCGCCTGCCAGGCCGAGGTGGACGCCGCCGAGGCGGTCGCCGACCGCGCGCTGGAGGCGCTCGACGCCGGCGAGCTGACCCCCGCCGAGGCCGCCAGCGCCAAGCTGTTCTGCACCGAGGTCGCCCACCGCGTCATCGACCGCTGCCTCCAACTGCACGGTGGCTACGGCTACATGAACGAGTACCCGATCGCCCGCCTGTACGCCGACAACCGGGTCAACCGCATCTACGGCGGCACCAGCGAGGTCATGAAGATGATCATCGCCAAGGACATGGGCCTGTAA
- a CDS encoding SACE_7040 family transcriptional regulator, translated as MATRTDAPTRREQILKEAARLFAERGFHGVGVDEIGAAVGISGPGLYRHFAGKDAMLAELLVGISDQLLTGAKRRLAEAGPATPGAVLDSLIEGHIDFALDDRPLITLHDRELDRLRDTDRKLVRQLQRQYVELWVSVVREVYPALTEPAARSAVHSVFGLLNSTPHLGRRGSLPGRGATAELLHRMARGAFAAAGG; from the coding sequence ATGGCCACCAGAACCGACGCCCCCACCCGCCGCGAGCAGATCCTCAAGGAGGCCGCCCGGCTCTTCGCCGAGCGCGGCTTCCACGGGGTCGGGGTGGACGAGATAGGGGCGGCGGTGGGGATCAGCGGCCCCGGTCTGTACCGGCACTTCGCCGGCAAGGACGCGATGCTCGCCGAGCTGCTGGTCGGCATCAGCGATCAGCTCCTGACGGGTGCGAAGCGGCGCCTGGCGGAGGCCGGGCCGGCGACCCCCGGGGCGGTCCTCGACTCGCTCATCGAGGGGCACATCGACTTCGCGCTCGACGACCGCCCGCTCATCACCCTGCACGATCGCGAGCTGGACCGCCTCCGGGACACCGACCGCAAGCTGGTGCGGCAGTTGCAGCGGCAGTACGTCGAACTGTGGGTGTCGGTGGTGCGCGAGGTCTACCCGGCCCTGACGGAGCCCGCCGCCCGCTCGGCGGTCCACTCGGTCTTCGGTCTGCTGAACTCCACGCCCCACCTCGGCCGCCGGGGCTCCCTGCCCGGCCGGGGCGCGACCGCGGAGCTGCTGCACCGGATGGCGCGGGGGGCGTTCGCGGCGGCGGGGGGCTGA
- a CDS encoding carboxyl transferase domain-containing protein, with translation MHEAPELTSAADPASEAFRANEEAHRALVGELRAKLAAARLGGGEKARARHTARGKLLPRDRVDTLLDPGSPFLELAPLAADGMYDGQAPAAGVVAGIGRVAGRECVIVANDATVKGGTYYPMTVKKHLRAQEVALDNRLPCVYLVDSGGAFLPMQDEVFPDRDHFGRIFYNQARMSGAGIPQIAAVMGSCTAGGAYVPAMSDEAVIVRNQGTIFLGGPPLVKAATGEVVTAEELGGGEVHARVSGVTDHLAEDDAHALRIVRTIVSTLPARGPLAWEVTESVEPKADPYGLYGAVPVDPRTPYDVREIIARVVDGSRFAEFKSEFGQTLVTGFARIHGHPVGIVANNGILFAESAQKGAHFIELCDQRGIPLVFLQNISGFMVGRDYEAGGIAKHGAKMVTAVACTRVPKLTVVVGGSYGAGNYSMCGRAYSPRFLWMWPNAKISVMGGEQAASVLATVKRDQVEARGEEWPAEEEEAFKAPIRAQYERQGNAYYATARLWDDGVIDPLETRQVLGLALTACAHAPLGEPQFGVFRM, from the coding sequence ATGCACGAGGCACCGGAGCTGACGAGCGCGGCCGATCCCGCGTCGGAGGCGTTTCGCGCCAACGAGGAGGCGCACCGCGCCCTCGTAGGGGAACTGCGCGCCAAGCTCGCCGCGGCGCGGCTGGGCGGCGGCGAGAAGGCGCGGGCCCGGCACACCGCCCGGGGCAAGCTGCTGCCGCGCGACCGCGTGGACACGCTCCTGGACCCGGGCTCGCCCTTCCTGGAGCTGGCGCCGCTGGCGGCCGACGGGATGTACGACGGACAGGCCCCGGCCGCCGGGGTCGTCGCCGGGATCGGCCGGGTGGCCGGCCGGGAGTGCGTGATCGTCGCCAACGACGCCACCGTCAAGGGCGGGACGTACTACCCGATGACGGTGAAGAAGCACCTGCGCGCCCAGGAGGTGGCGCTCGACAACCGCCTGCCGTGCGTCTATCTGGTCGACTCCGGCGGCGCCTTCCTGCCGATGCAGGACGAGGTCTTCCCCGACCGGGACCACTTCGGGCGGATCTTCTACAACCAGGCCCGGATGTCGGGCGCCGGCATCCCGCAGATCGCGGCGGTGATGGGGTCCTGCACGGCCGGCGGGGCGTACGTGCCGGCGATGAGCGACGAGGCCGTCATCGTCCGCAACCAGGGCACGATCTTCCTGGGCGGCCCCCCGCTGGTGAAGGCCGCCACCGGCGAGGTGGTCACCGCCGAGGAGCTGGGCGGCGGCGAGGTCCACGCGCGGGTGTCGGGGGTGACCGACCACCTCGCCGAGGACGACGCGCACGCCCTGCGCATCGTGCGGACCATCGTCTCCACCCTCCCCGCGCGCGGGCCGCTGGCCTGGGAGGTGACCGAGTCGGTCGAGCCCAAGGCCGATCCGTACGGGCTCTACGGCGCGGTGCCCGTGGACCCCCGCACCCCCTACGACGTCCGCGAGATCATCGCGCGGGTGGTCGACGGCTCGCGGTTCGCGGAGTTCAAGTCCGAGTTCGGGCAGACCCTGGTCACCGGCTTCGCCCGGATCCACGGCCACCCGGTGGGGATCGTCGCCAACAACGGCATCCTGTTCGCCGAGTCCGCCCAGAAGGGCGCCCACTTCATCGAGCTGTGCGACCAGCGCGGGATCCCGCTGGTGTTCCTGCAGAACATCTCCGGGTTCATGGTCGGGCGGGACTACGAGGCCGGGGGCATCGCCAAGCACGGCGCCAAGATGGTCACGGCGGTGGCCTGCACCCGGGTGCCGAAGCTGACGGTCGTGGTCGGCGGCTCGTACGGCGCGGGCAACTACTCCATGTGCGGACGGGCGTACTCCCCCCGCTTCCTGTGGATGTGGCCCAACGCCAAGATCTCGGTCATGGGCGGCGAGCAGGCCGCCTCCGTCCTCGCCACCGTCAAGCGGGACCAGGTCGAGGCCCGCGGGGAGGAGTGGCCCGCCGAGGAGGAAGAGGCGTTCAAGGCGCCGATCCGTGCGCAGTACGAGCGCCAGGGCAACGCCTACTACGCCACCGCACGCCTGTGGGACGACGGCGTGATCGACCCGCTGGAGACCCGGCAGGTGCTGGGGCTGGCCCTGACCGCGTGCGCCCACGCGCCGCTGGGTGAACCCCAGTTCGGCGTCTTCCGGATGTGA
- a CDS encoding biotin carboxylase N-terminal domain-containing protein, with translation MFDTVLVANRGEIAVRVIRTLRALGVRSVAVFSDADAGARHVREADTAVRIGPAPAAESYLCVERLLQAAARTGAQAVHPGYGFLAENAGFARACEAAGLVFIGPPAEAISLMGDKIRAKETVREAGVPVVPGGRDPDLAAAARELGAPVLLKPSAGGGGKGMRLVRDLDRLAEEIAAARREARASFGDDTLLVERWIDRPRHIEIQVLADGHGNVVHLGERECSLQRRHQKIIEEAPSVLLDEATRAAMGEAAVQAARSCGYRGAGTVEFIVPGGDPSSYYFMEMNTRLQVEHPVTELVTGLDLVEWQVRVAAGEPLPFGQDGITLTGHAVEARLCAEDPSRGFLPSGGTVLRLREPQGDGVRTDSGLSEGTEVGSLYDPMLSKVIAYGPDRPTALRRLRAALAGTVTLGVQTNAGFLRRLLAHPAVVSGDLDTGLVEREVDGLVASGVPEEVYEAAAAVRLDALRPRGGGWTDPFSVPSGWRLGGEPKPVAFPLRAAGAEPVVHTPRGTHTVTGEEVTVVLDGVRHTFQRAGDWLGRDGDAWQVRDHDPVAASLGRAAHAGADSLTAPMPGTVTVVKVAVGDEVSAGQSLLVVEAMKMEHVITAPHAGTVTELDVTPGTAVAMDQVLAVIAPEEAGHDD, from the coding sequence ATGTTCGACACCGTGCTCGTGGCCAACCGGGGCGAGATCGCCGTCCGGGTTATCCGGACCCTGCGCGCGCTGGGCGTGCGCTCCGTGGCCGTCTTCTCCGACGCCGACGCCGGCGCCCGGCACGTACGGGAGGCCGACACCGCCGTACGGATCGGCCCGGCGCCCGCGGCCGAGAGCTATCTGTGCGTCGAGCGGCTGCTGCAGGCCGCCGCCCGCACCGGCGCCCAGGCCGTCCACCCCGGTTACGGCTTCCTGGCGGAGAACGCCGGCTTCGCGCGCGCCTGCGAGGCGGCGGGGCTGGTCTTCATCGGGCCCCCGGCCGAGGCGATCTCCCTGATGGGCGACAAGATCCGCGCCAAGGAGACGGTGCGGGAGGCCGGGGTGCCCGTGGTGCCCGGCGGGCGGGACCCGGACCTGGCCGCGGCGGCCCGCGAACTGGGGGCGCCCGTCCTGCTGAAGCCCAGCGCGGGCGGCGGCGGCAAGGGCATGCGCCTGGTGCGGGACCTGGACCGGCTGGCGGAGGAGATCGCGGCGGCCCGCCGCGAGGCGCGCGCCTCCTTCGGCGACGACACCCTGCTGGTGGAGCGGTGGATCGACCGGCCCCGGCACATCGAGATCCAGGTCCTGGCCGACGGCCACGGGAACGTGGTCCACCTCGGGGAGCGGGAGTGCTCGCTCCAGCGGCGGCACCAGAAGATCATCGAGGAGGCGCCCAGCGTGCTCCTGGACGAGGCGACCCGCGCCGCGATGGGCGAGGCGGCGGTCCAGGCGGCCCGCTCCTGCGGCTACCGGGGCGCGGGCACGGTGGAGTTCATCGTGCCGGGCGGCGACCCCTCGTCGTACTACTTCATGGAGATGAACACCCGCCTTCAGGTGGAGCACCCGGTCACCGAGCTGGTCACCGGCCTGGACCTGGTGGAGTGGCAGGTGCGGGTGGCGGCGGGCGAGCCGCTGCCGTTCGGGCAGGACGGCATCACGCTCACCGGGCACGCCGTCGAGGCCCGGCTGTGCGCCGAGGACCCCTCCCGCGGCTTCCTGCCGTCCGGCGGCACGGTGCTCCGGCTGCGCGAGCCGCAGGGCGACGGGGTGCGCACCGACTCCGGGCTCAGCGAGGGCACCGAGGTCGGCAGCCTGTACGACCCGATGCTGTCGAAGGTGATCGCGTACGGTCCGGACCGCCCGACGGCCCTGCGCCGGCTGCGGGCGGCGCTGGCGGGGACGGTCACGCTGGGCGTGCAGACCAACGCCGGGTTCCTGCGGCGGCTGCTGGCCCACCCGGCGGTCGTCTCCGGCGATCTGGACACCGGGCTGGTCGAGCGGGAGGTGGACGGGCTCGTCGCCTCCGGGGTGCCGGAGGAGGTGTACGAGGCGGCGGCGGCCGTCCGTCTGGACGCGCTGCGCCCGCGCGGGGGCGGCTGGACGGACCCGTTCTCGGTGCCCAGCGGCTGGCGGCTGGGCGGCGAGCCGAAGCCGGTCGCCTTCCCGCTGCGCGCGGCCGGTGCCGAGCCCGTGGTCCACACCCCGCGCGGCACCCACACCGTCACCGGCGAGGAGGTGACGGTGGTCCTGGACGGCGTCCGCCACACCTTCCAGCGGGCCGGCGACTGGCTGGGCCGCGACGGCGACGCCTGGCAGGTCCGCGACCACGACCCGGTCGCCGCCTCCCTCGGCCGGGCCGCCCACGCGGGCGCCGACTCGCTGACCGCGCCCATGCCGGGCACGGTGACGGTGGTGAAGGTCGCCGTCGGCGACGAGGTGAGCGCCGGACAGAGCCTGCTGGTCGTCGAGGCGATGAAGATGGAGCACGTCATCACCGCCCCGCACGCCGGCACGGTCACCGAACTGGACGTCACCCCCGGCACCGCGGTCGCCATGGACCAGGTGCTGGCGGTCATCGCTCCCGAGGAGGCGGGCCATGACGACTGA
- a CDS encoding hydroxymethylglutaryl-CoA lyase has translation MTTDALALPMAVPAAGLPARVRIHEVGARDGLQNEKATVPTEVKAEFVRRLAEAGLTTIEATSFVRPEWVPQLADAERLYPLVAPLPVALPVLVPNERGLDRALRLGARRVAVFASATESFAKANLNRTVDEALAMFEPVVARAKAEGVHVRGYLSMCFGDPWEGPVPLPQVVRVCRALLDQGCDELSLGDTIGVATPGHVTALLAALEEAGVPVSALGVHFHDTYGQALANTLAALQHGVTTVDASAGGLGGCPYAKSATGNLATEDLVWMLRGLGIDTGVDLGRLVATSVWMAERLGRPSPSRTVRALAPTVASSASHKEQ, from the coding sequence ATGACGACTGACGCTCTCGCCCTCCCCATGGCCGTACCGGCGGCGGGGCTCCCGGCCCGGGTGCGCATCCACGAGGTCGGCGCCCGCGACGGTCTGCAGAACGAGAAGGCGACCGTGCCCACCGAGGTGAAGGCGGAGTTCGTCCGCCGCCTCGCGGAGGCGGGGCTGACCACGATCGAGGCGACCAGCTTCGTCCGCCCCGAGTGGGTGCCCCAGCTCGCCGACGCCGAGCGGCTGTACCCGCTCGTGGCCCCTCTGCCGGTGGCGCTGCCGGTCCTCGTCCCCAACGAGCGGGGCCTGGACCGGGCTTTGCGGCTCGGCGCCCGGCGGGTGGCCGTCTTCGCCAGCGCCACGGAGTCCTTCGCCAAGGCCAATCTGAACCGCACGGTGGACGAGGCGCTCGCCATGTTCGAGCCGGTGGTGGCGCGGGCCAAGGCGGAGGGCGTCCACGTCCGCGGCTACCTCTCGATGTGCTTCGGCGACCCCTGGGAGGGCCCGGTCCCGCTCCCCCAGGTCGTCCGGGTCTGCCGCGCCCTGCTCGACCAGGGCTGCGACGAGCTGAGCCTGGGCGACACCATCGGGGTGGCCACCCCGGGCCATGTCACCGCGCTGCTGGCGGCGCTGGAAGAGGCCGGCGTCCCGGTGAGCGCCCTGGGCGTGCACTTCCACGACACCTACGGCCAGGCGCTGGCCAACACGCTCGCCGCGCTCCAGCACGGCGTCACCACCGTCGACGCCTCGGCGGGCGGCCTGGGCGGCTGCCCGTACGCGAAGTCGGCCACCGGCAACCTCGCCACCGAGGACCTGGTGTGGATGCTGCGGGGCCTCGGCATCGACACCGGAGTCGACCTCGGCCGTCTCGTCGCCACGAGCGTGTGGATGGCCGAACGGCTGGGCCGGCCCAGCCCGTCCCGCACCGTGCGCGCCCTGGCGCCCACCGTCGCATCCTCCGCCTCCCACAAGGAGCAGTGA
- a CDS encoding acyl-CoA dehydrogenase family protein yields MDHKLSPELEELRRTVEEFAHEVVAPKIGDLYERHEFPYEIVREMGRMGLFGLPFPEEYGGMGGDYLALGIALEELARVDSSVAITLEAGVSLGAMPIHLFGTEEQKRTWLPRLCAGEMLGAFGLTEPDGGSDAGATRTTARLDEETDEWVINGTKCFITNSGTDITGLVTVTAVTGRKADGKPRISAIVVPSGTPGFTVAPPYSKVGWNASDTRELSFDDVRVPRKNLLGEEGRGYAQFLRILDEGRVAIAALATGLAQGCVDESVRYAKERHAFGRPIGANQAIQFKIADMEMKAHTARLAWRDAASRLVAGEPFKKEAAVAKLYSSTVAVDNARDATQIHGGYGFMNEYPVARMWRDSKILEIGEGTSEVQRMLIARELGLAG; encoded by the coding sequence ATGGACCACAAGCTCTCCCCCGAACTGGAAGAACTCCGCCGCACGGTCGAGGAGTTCGCGCACGAGGTCGTGGCGCCGAAGATCGGCGACCTCTACGAGCGGCACGAGTTCCCGTACGAGATCGTCCGGGAGATGGGCCGCATGGGGCTGTTCGGGCTGCCGTTCCCCGAGGAGTACGGCGGCATGGGCGGCGACTACCTGGCGCTGGGCATCGCGCTGGAGGAGCTGGCCCGGGTCGACTCCTCGGTGGCCATCACCCTGGAGGCGGGCGTCTCGCTCGGCGCGATGCCGATCCACCTGTTCGGCACCGAGGAGCAGAAGCGCACCTGGCTGCCGCGGCTGTGCGCGGGCGAGATGCTCGGCGCGTTCGGGCTGACCGAGCCGGACGGCGGCTCGGACGCGGGCGCGACCCGGACCACGGCGCGGCTGGACGAGGAGACGGACGAGTGGGTGATCAACGGCACCAAGTGCTTCATCACCAACTCCGGCACGGACATCACGGGCCTGGTGACGGTCACCGCGGTCACCGGCCGCAAGGCCGACGGCAAGCCCCGTATCTCGGCCATCGTCGTGCCGTCCGGGACGCCGGGCTTCACGGTGGCGCCGCCGTACTCGAAGGTCGGCTGGAACGCCTCCGACACCCGCGAGCTGTCCTTCGACGACGTGCGCGTCCCGCGGAAGAACCTGCTGGGTGAAGAGGGCCGCGGCTACGCCCAGTTCCTGCGCATCCTCGACGAGGGCCGCGTCGCCATCGCCGCGCTGGCCACGGGGCTGGCGCAGGGCTGTGTGGACGAGTCGGTCAGGTACGCGAAGGAACGTCACGCCTTCGGCCGTCCGATCGGGGCGAACCAGGCGATCCAGTTCAAGATCGCCGACATGGAGATGAAGGCGCACACCGCCCGGCTGGCCTGGCGCGACGCCGCGTCCCGCCTGGTGGCGGGCGAGCCGTTCAAGAAGGAGGCGGCGGTGGCCAAGCTGTACTCCTCCACGGTCGCCGTGGACAACGCCCGTGACGCCACCCAGATCCACGGCGGTTACGGCTTCATGAACGAGTATCCGGTCGCCCGCATGTGGCGGGACTCGAAGATCCTGGAGATCGGCGAGGGGACGAGCGAGGTGCAGCGGATGCTCATCGCGCGGGAGTTGGGGCTGGCGGGCTGA
- a CDS encoding ABC transporter substrate-binding protein, whose product MSNARATRLTRRGILAAGGALGLGAVLAACGDDDTNGGGSGKETGAAQSGPWSFEDDRGQTAKADKVPSNIVAFVGVAAALHDYGVQVKGVFGPTRTKDGKPDVQAGDMDITKVTSLGNEWGQFNIEKYASLAPDLLVTTTFDDAGTLWYVPEESKDKITAVGAPSVAVSVYDRQLTQPLQRMLELARTLGADVTSKKITDAKKRFEDASARLRAAAKAKPDIKVMAGSASQDLFYVSGTNLSVDLEYFKALGVNFIEPPEKAKAEGGGWFESLSWENVDKYGADIIMMDDRSSAIQPADIGEGTWKKLPAVKAGQVISRSPEPILSYDKCVPMVENLAKAIENAKKVS is encoded by the coding sequence ATGTCCAATGCCAGAGCTACCCGCCTCACCCGCCGTGGAATCCTCGCCGCCGGCGGCGCCCTCGGTCTCGGCGCCGTGCTCGCAGCCTGCGGAGACGACGACACGAACGGCGGTGGCTCGGGCAAGGAGACGGGTGCCGCGCAGTCCGGCCCCTGGAGCTTCGAGGACGACCGCGGCCAGACGGCCAAGGCCGACAAGGTCCCCTCGAACATCGTCGCCTTCGTCGGCGTCGCTGCGGCGCTGCACGACTACGGCGTCCAGGTGAAGGGCGTCTTCGGTCCCACCCGGACCAAGGACGGCAAGCCCGACGTCCAGGCCGGCGACATGGACATCACCAAGGTGACCAGCCTCGGCAACGAGTGGGGCCAGTTCAACATCGAGAAGTACGCCTCCCTCGCCCCCGACCTCCTGGTCACCACGACCTTCGACGACGCGGGCACCCTCTGGTACGTGCCGGAGGAGTCGAAGGACAAGATCACCGCGGTCGGCGCCCCGAGCGTCGCCGTCTCCGTCTACGACCGCCAGCTCACCCAGCCGCTGCAGCGCATGCTGGAGCTGGCCAGGACGCTGGGCGCCGACGTGACCTCGAAGAAGATCACCGACGCCAAGAAGCGGTTCGAGGACGCCTCCGCCCGGCTGCGCGCCGCCGCCAAGGCCAAGCCGGACATCAAGGTCATGGCGGGCTCCGCCAGCCAGGACCTGTTCTACGTCTCCGGCACCAACCTCTCCGTCGACCTGGAGTACTTCAAGGCCCTCGGCGTGAACTTCATCGAGCCGCCGGAGAAGGCCAAGGCCGAGGGCGGCGGCTGGTTCGAGAGCCTGAGCTGGGAGAACGTCGACAAGTACGGCGCCGACATCATCATGATGGACGACCGCTCCTCGGCCATCCAGCCCGCCGACATCGGCGAGGGCACCTGGAAGAAGCTCCCCGCGGTCAAGGCCGGCCAGGTCATCTCCCGCTCGCCCGAGCCGATCCTGTCGTACGACAAGTGTGTGCCGATGGTCGAGAACCTCGCCAAGGCCATCGAGAACGCCAAGAAGGTCAGCTGA
- a CDS encoding siderophore-interacting protein has product MTTAVAAAFRFFSLQVVRTRRLGPSLVRVTFTGPDLPAFHSDGRDQSLSLFLPHPGQSEPAVPVELGDGWWQGWRELPDDVRAVMRSYTLRALRRDADGRTAEIDIDFVLHGVEPGAAVAAGPASRWAARAGAGDKVLLIGPAIADNRAIRFRPPADTDLVVIWADETAVPAASAILESLPAGTRARVWLEVPHAGDVQEPVTAADAEVTWLVRGACDRPADGSPLALEAVREAGLGGARRPYVWIAGESGCVKRMRRHFVGERGIDRRRVTFVGYWRRGLTEEELREQE; this is encoded by the coding sequence GTGACCACCGCCGTAGCCGCCGCGTTCCGTTTCTTCTCCCTCCAGGTCGTACGGACGAGGCGGCTCGGCCCGTCCCTGGTCCGTGTCACCTTCACCGGGCCCGATCTGCCCGCCTTCCACTCCGACGGGCGCGACCAGTCGCTGTCGCTGTTCCTGCCGCACCCCGGCCAGAGCGAGCCGGCCGTGCCGGTCGAGCTGGGCGACGGCTGGTGGCAGGGCTGGCGCGAACTCCCGGACGACGTGCGGGCGGTGATGCGGTCCTACACGCTGCGGGCGCTGCGGCGGGACGCCGACGGACGCACGGCCGAGATCGACATCGACTTCGTGCTGCACGGCGTCGAGCCGGGGGCGGCCGTGGCGGCGGGCCCCGCCTCCCGTTGGGCCGCCCGCGCCGGCGCCGGCGACAAGGTGCTGCTGATCGGCCCCGCGATCGCCGACAACCGGGCCATCCGCTTCCGTCCGCCGGCCGACACCGACCTCGTGGTGATCTGGGCCGACGAGACCGCCGTACCGGCCGCCTCGGCGATCCTGGAGTCGCTGCCGGCGGGCACCCGGGCCCGGGTCTGGCTGGAGGTGCCGCACGCCGGTGACGTGCAGGAGCCGGTGACCGCCGCGGACGCCGAGGTGACCTGGCTGGTGCGCGGGGCGTGCGACCGCCCCGCCGACGGCTCCCCCCTGGCCCTGGAGGCCGTGCGCGAGGCCGGACTGGGCGGCGCCCGGCGGCCGTACGTGTGGATCGCCGGCGAGTCCGGTTGTGTGAAGCGGATGCGCCGGCACTTCGTGGGCGAGCGCGGCATCGACCGGCGCCGGGTGACCTTCGTCGGCTACTGGCGCCGGGGCCTGACCGAGGAGGAGCTGCGCGAGCAGGAGTGA
- the desA gene encoding lysine decarboxylase DesA — protein MRSHLLNDTTAEQYRRSVTEGVERVAAKLATTDRPFTGITVDALSPRIDAIDLDRPLHDTTAVLDELEEVYLRDAIYFHHPRYLAHLNCPVVIPAVLGEAVLSAVNSSLDTWDQSAGGTLIERKLIDWTTGRIGLGPAADGVFTSGGTQSNLQALLLAREEAKSDDLGKLRIFASEVSHFSVKKSAKLLGLGQDSVIAIPVDHDKRMQTVALARELERCAQDGLVPMAVVATAGTTDFGSIDPLPEIAELCAQYGVWMHVDAAYGCGLLASLKYRDRLAGIERADSVTVDYHKSFFQPVSSSAVLVRDAATLRHATYHAEYLNPRRMVQERIPNQVDKSLQTTRRFDALKLWMTLRVMGADGIGQLFDEVCDLAAEGWELLAADPRFDVVVRPSLSTLVFRYVPAAVTDPAEIDRANLYARKALFASGDAVVAGTKVAGRHYLKFTLLNPETKASDIAAVLDLIAGHAEQYLGESLDRAS, from the coding sequence ATGCGCTCGCACCTGCTCAACGACACCACCGCGGAGCAGTACCGCCGCTCCGTGACCGAAGGAGTCGAGCGGGTGGCCGCGAAACTCGCCACCACCGACCGTCCGTTCACCGGCATCACCGTCGACGCCCTCTCGCCGCGCATCGACGCGATCGACCTGGACCGGCCGCTGCACGACACCACCGCGGTCCTCGACGAACTGGAGGAGGTCTACCTCCGGGACGCGATCTACTTCCACCACCCCCGCTACCTGGCCCACCTCAACTGCCCGGTCGTCATCCCGGCGGTGCTCGGCGAGGCGGTGCTGTCCGCCGTCAACTCCTCCCTCGACACCTGGGACCAGTCGGCCGGCGGCACCCTCATCGAACGCAAACTGATCGACTGGACCACCGGGCGCATCGGCCTCGGCCCGGCCGCGGACGGCGTGTTCACCTCCGGCGGCACCCAGTCCAACCTCCAGGCGCTGCTGCTGGCCCGCGAGGAGGCCAAGAGCGACGACCTCGGCAAGCTGCGCATCTTCGCCTCCGAGGTCAGCCACTTCAGCGTGAAGAAGTCCGCGAAACTGCTCGGCCTCGGCCAGGACTCCGTGATCGCGATCCCGGTCGACCACGACAAGCGGATGCAGACCGTCGCCCTCGCCCGCGAGCTGGAGCGCTGCGCCCAGGACGGCCTGGTCCCCATGGCCGTCGTCGCCACCGCCGGCACCACCGACTTCGGCTCCATCGACCCGCTCCCCGAGATCGCCGAGCTGTGCGCGCAGTACGGCGTGTGGATGCACGTCGACGCCGCCTACGGCTGCGGACTGCTCGCCTCCCTGAAGTACCGGGACCGCCTGGCGGGCATCGAGCGCGCCGACTCGGTCACCGTCGACTACCACAAGTCCTTCTTCCAGCCGGTGAGTTCCTCGGCCGTGCTGGTCCGCGACGCCGCCACGCTGCGCCACGCCACGTACCACGCCGAGTACCTCAACCCGCGCCGTATGGTGCAGGAACGTATCCCCAACCAGGTGGACAAGTCCCTGCAGACCACCCGCCGCTTCGACGCGCTCAAGCTGTGGATGACGCTGCGCGTGATGGGCGCCGACGGCATCGGGCAGTTGTTCGACGAGGTCTGCGATCTCGCGGCCGAGGGCTGGGAGCTCCTCGCCGCCGACCCGCGCTTCGACGTCGTCGTCCGGCCGTCGCTGTCCACCCTGGTCTTCCGCTACGTCCCGGCGGCCGTCACCGACCCCGCCGAGATCGACCGCGCCAACCTCTACGCCCGCAAGGCCCTGTTCGCCTCCGGCGACGCCGTGGTCGCGGGCACCAAGGTGGCCGGGCGCCACTACCTGAAGTTCACCCTGCTCAATCCCGAGACGAAGGCGTCCGACATCGCCGCCGTCCTCGACCTGATCGCCGGCCACGCCGAGCAGTACCTGGGAGAGTCCCTTGACCGCGCGTCCTGA